From Sphingomonas bisphenolicum, one genomic window encodes:
- a CDS encoding YegP family protein, with product MAHKFVIEKNKAGEFVAKFKYNSEVIFWTEGYASKAGAKNAIESVLKNGPGAPVEEAE from the coding sequence ATGGCGCATAAGTTCGTGATCGAGAAGAACAAGGCCGGTGAGTTCGTCGCCAAGTTCAAATATAATAGCGAAGTGATCTTCTGGACCGAAGGCTATGCCAGCAAGGCCGGCGCGAAGAATGCGATCGAATCGGTGTTGAAGAACGGCCCCGGCGCACCGGTCGAAGAAGCCGAATGA
- a CDS encoding lipopolysaccharide biosynthesis protein codes for MFKRGSGAAGDGFARILANTGWLLGGKGVGAVLSLAYLAIVTRTLGVADFGRFALVLSAANVIKTLVSFDSWQIVVRYGQPHLAEENGDALNRVLRFCILIDLASAVAGGLIAAAIILLFGDLLGIGPDMGWQVWAFCMVMMITIRSSPTGVLRLFDRFDSAAFAETMIPVGRMIGAGVALAVMPDISGFLIAWAFAELLCALSYWQLALKVGHGRIGSWRAGRALDARAENPGIVGFLTATNLQTSLSSIGQQVAVLIVGGFVGPAGAGLYRLANQLANSLTKISSLLSRSIFVELARTSTHGKDALSALFRRTNRLALVAGAVIIGLIVTIGHPLLGLIAGKDFLPAYPLLLLLGIAACIDLVGVSYRPLLMATDRAGLSLRITFVSTLLLLGLQSALLPLYGTRGAAIANVLAALAGFAMMGLASRRAMRG; via the coding sequence ATGTTCAAGCGCGGATCGGGCGCGGCGGGGGACGGTTTCGCCCGCATCCTGGCCAATACCGGCTGGCTGCTGGGCGGCAAGGGCGTGGGCGCAGTACTCAGCCTCGCCTATCTCGCCATCGTCACCCGCACGCTGGGCGTGGCCGATTTCGGCCGTTTCGCTTTGGTGCTGAGCGCCGCCAACGTCATCAAGACGCTGGTCAGCTTCGACAGCTGGCAGATCGTGGTGCGCTACGGCCAGCCGCACCTGGCGGAAGAAAATGGCGACGCCCTGAACCGCGTGCTGCGCTTCTGCATCCTGATCGACCTCGCCTCGGCGGTCGCGGGCGGACTGATCGCCGCGGCCATCATCCTGCTGTTCGGCGACCTGCTCGGCATCGGACCGGACATGGGGTGGCAGGTCTGGGCCTTTTGCATGGTGATGATGATCACCATCCGCTCCAGCCCGACCGGGGTGCTGCGCCTGTTCGACCGCTTCGATTCGGCCGCCTTTGCCGAAACCATGATCCCCGTCGGACGGATGATCGGCGCCGGCGTGGCGCTGGCGGTCATGCCTGACATCAGCGGCTTCCTGATCGCCTGGGCCTTTGCCGAACTGCTCTGCGCCCTGAGCTACTGGCAACTCGCGCTGAAGGTCGGACACGGACGGATCGGCAGCTGGCGTGCGGGCCGGGCGCTGGATGCACGGGCGGAAAATCCCGGCATCGTCGGCTTCCTGACCGCCACCAACTTGCAGACCAGCCTGTCCTCGATCGGCCAGCAGGTGGCGGTGCTGATCGTCGGTGGCTTCGTCGGCCCGGCTGGCGCAGGCCTCTATCGCCTCGCCAACCAGCTCGCCAATTCGCTGACCAAGATCAGCAGCCTGTTGTCGCGCAGCATCTTCGTCGAACTGGCGCGCACCAGCACGCACGGGAAAGACGCCTTGAGCGCCCTGTTTCGCCGGACAAACCGGCTGGCGCTGGTAGCAGGCGCGGTAATCATCGGCCTGATCGTGACGATCGGCCATCCCCTGCTGGGCCTGATCGCGGGCAAGGATTTCCTGCCCGCCTATCCGCTGCTGCTGCTGCTGGGCATCGCGGCCTGCATCGACCTGGTGGGAGTCAGCTATCGCCCGCTGCTGATGGCGACCGACCGGGCGGGCCTGTCGCTGCGCATCACCTTCGTCTCGACCTTGCTCTTGCTGGGCCTGCAGTCGGCGCTGCTGCCACTCTATGGCACCCGAGGCGCGGCGATTGCCAATGTCCTCGCCGCGCTTGCCGGTTTTGCGATGATGGGGCTGGCCAGCCGTCGCGCCATGCGCGGCTGA
- a CDS encoding phosphocholine cytidylyltransferase family protein, translating into MTITKAIILSAGQGSRLLPLTRDVPKCMIEFNGRTLISWQIAALVANGVTDIVVVTGFRTERVEDHALQLYRETGARIRCVFNPFFQVADNLGTCWIVREEMDRDFIILNGDTIISDEIVARLIAGARDAITVTVDVKADGDYDDDDMKVNRDKTGRLHHIGKRLLPPDTNAESIGMLAFTGEGPAIFRNQIDQMMRTPEGVERWYLRAIDIIAKGNRVGTASIEGLEWQEVDFHQDVDAARALTAKWVAEDRYGR; encoded by the coding sequence ATGACGATCACCAAAGCCATCATCCTGTCCGCCGGCCAGGGTTCGCGCCTTCTGCCGTTGACCCGCGACGTGCCCAAATGCATGATCGAGTTCAACGGCCGCACCCTCATCAGCTGGCAGATCGCGGCGCTGGTCGCCAATGGCGTGACCGACATCGTCGTCGTCACCGGCTTCCGCACCGAACGGGTCGAAGATCATGCGCTGCAACTCTATCGCGAGACGGGCGCGCGCATCCGCTGCGTGTTCAATCCCTTCTTCCAGGTCGCCGACAATCTCGGCACCTGCTGGATCGTGCGGGAGGAAATGGACCGCGACTTCATCATCCTCAACGGCGACACCATCATATCGGACGAGATCGTCGCACGCCTGATCGCAGGTGCGCGGGACGCCATCACTGTCACCGTCGATGTGAAGGCCGACGGCGACTATGACGATGACGACATGAAGGTGAACCGCGATAAGACCGGACGCCTGCACCATATCGGCAAACGGTTGCTGCCACCCGACACCAATGCCGAATCGATCGGGATGCTGGCCTTCACCGGTGAAGGCCCGGCGATCTTCCGCAACCAGATCGACCAGATGATGCGTACGCCCGAAGGCGTCGAACGCTGGTATCTGCGCGCCATCGACATCATCGCAAAGGGCAACCGCGTCGGCACCGCCTCGATCGAGGGGCTGGAGTGGCAGGAGGTCGATTTCCATCAGGATGTCGACGCCGCCAGGGCGTTGACGGCCAAGTGGGTTGCCGAGGATCGCTACGGACGATAG